The following coding sequences are from one Triticum aestivum cultivar Chinese Spring chromosome 5A, IWGSC CS RefSeq v2.1, whole genome shotgun sequence window:
- the LOC123107646 gene encoding uncharacterized protein, with protein sequence MNNLLPHVEFADLDPDDNVCEKVVSLFPYMDGISMFNGHVVLNNCTSMGRQGTIQPGSADLFTFTCTNAVLFDIARNDDEAKLEAEHLQKIAGAAVFNLKGEVVGILSSNARGYDVKLAKKSSYFKEHFDKLGGKQVKWLKGQGKRSNSEILREPNI encoded by the exons ATGAACAACCTGCTGCCTCATGTTGAATTTGCTGATTTAGATCCTGATGACAATGTGTGTGAGAAGGTGGTGTCTCTTTTCCCCTATATGGATGGAATTAGTATGTTCAACGGACATGTTGT GTTAAATAATTGCACTTCCATGGGTAGGCAGGGAACTATTCAGCCAGGATCCGCAGACTTGTTCACGTTTACTTGCACAAACGCAGTCCTATTTGACATAGCAAGAAACGATGATGAAGCAAAATTGGAAGCAGAACATCTTCAAAAGATTGCTGGCGCTGCTGTGTTCAACTTAAAGGGCGAGGTTGTTGGCATACTAAGTTCGAATGCTAGAGGTTATGATGTGAAACTGGCCAAGAAGTCATCTTACTTTAAAGAGCACTTTGATAAACTGGGAGGCAAACAAGTGAAGTGGCTGAAG GGGCAGGGGAAGCGCTCTAATTCAGAGATCCTGAGGGAGCCTAATATCTGA
- the LOC123101538 gene encoding uncharacterized protein produces MLSTCQINKAGIGGPLVDFDGNFVGMNCSRTRMKKTPYVRREHILQFLGSHRMVSARAKEEIDDAEEPGIESEMKQLLCSIPGGKRKIHFLEANFLDDIWSKLPKGVASKMSRSVVSLASFNGVAKFFACTGVFIKCNACSATILTSASLVRVSGDANRIDDNLRIEVCLPNQFRVVGILNRYNLHYNVALVDIMGYWGPREIKISRHLVTSCKRVIAVGRLFTYHSIMAAKGKLLIGKRSKLDCKELCVSTCKITKAGTLIDTGGNFLGMNFYHEEETPFLPRDVIHCLLLNLNKGWTRAGDTIVEGDEKRWLLAGTCWSHGNADTIAEGGVNKWPLPEPCVLPADIPEPTTLDFYKLVRRHCAF; encoded by the exons ATGTTGAGCACATGCCAGATTAACAAG GCTGGGATTGGAGGCCCCCTTGTTGATTTTGATGGTAATTTTGTTGGGATGAACTGCTCTCGTACCAGAATGAAAAAGACCCCCTACGTGCGAAGGGAGCACATTCTTCAATTCTTGGGGTCTCACAGGATGGTCAG TGCTAGAGCTAAGGAAGAGATTGATGATGCTGAAGAACCGGGAATCGAAAGTGAGATGAAACAACTACTTTGCAGCATTCCAGGAG GCAAGCGTAAGATTCATTTTCTTGAAGCAAATTTCCTCGACGATATCTGGAGTAAACTACCCAAAGGCGTTGCTTCAAAAATGTCTCGAAGTGTTGTCTCACTTGCTTCATTCAATG GAGTTGCAAAATTCTTTGCTTGCACTGGTGTATTTATAAAGTGCAATGCATGCTCTGCAACAATTCTGACTTCAGCAAGTTTGGTTAGAGTTTCTGGTGATGCAAACAGGATTGATGATAACCTGAGG ATTGAAGTTTGCCTTCCAAACCAATTTCGAGTCGTAGGGATACTGAACCGTTATAATTTACATTACAACGTTGCTCTTGTTGACATCATGGGGTACTGGGGTCCTCGTGAAATAAAAATTAGCAGGCATCTAGTTACCTCATGTAAAAGGGTAATAGCTGTGGGGCGTCTTTTTACTTATCACAGTATAATGGCTGCAAAGGGCAAGTTGTTGATTGGCAAACGAAGCAAGCTCGATTGCAAAGAACTATGCGTCTCCACGTGTAAAATCACCAAG GCTGGGACACTTATTGACACTGGTGGGAATTTTCTTGGTATGAACTTTTACCATGAGGAAGAAACTCCGTTCCTGCCGAGGGATGTTATTCACTGCCTCTTGTTGAACTTAAATAAAGGAtg GACTAGGGCAGGTGATACTATTGTTGAGGGTGACGAAAAGAG ATGGCTGTTGGCTGGTACATGTTGGTCCCATGGAAATGCTGATACTATTGCCGAGGGTGGTGTCAACAA GTGGCCGTTACCCGAGCCATGTGTGCTCCCTGCTGATATACCTGAACCTACTACATTGGATTTCTACAAGCTGGTTAGGAGGCACTGTGCTTTTTAG